GAATATCGCATCATCACCAAAACAGGACAGGAAAAATGGGTTTGGGAACGGGGGCAGGGAATTTACGCTGAGGATGGCTCTTTGCAGTGGCTAGAAGGGTTTGTAACCGACATTAGCGATCGCAAATCGGCGGATGCAGCCATGCATGAAAGCGAGGCTCGCTATCGTTTGTTAGCAGAAAATATGAACGACCTAGTTTGTCTCCATGACTCTGATGGTCGTTACTCGTACGTTAGTCCGTCCTGCGAAAGTCTTTTGGGCTACCGCTACGATGACCTACTAGGCTGCAGCCCCTATGCCTTGATCCATCCAGAAGATCGCGATCGCGTCTATCAAGAAGTACAAACGGTAGCAATCGGCGGGAAGTCTGTGCCTATTACCTACCGTGTGCGTCAACGTTCCGGTTCCTACCTTTGGTTTGAAACGCTGATTAAGCCGATTACGGATGCCTCTGGACAGATTATGCAATTGCAAACCACCTCGCGAGATGTCACAGAGCGCATTCAGGTTCAGCAACAGCTACAACACGCCGCCGTTCATGATGAATTGACCGGACTTCCCAATCGTCATTTGCTGATGGAGCGCTTGGAATTAGCCATCAATCGCGCCAAACGCCTCAATAACTATCGGTTTGCCGTTCTATTTCTTGACCTCGATCGGTTTAAGGTGATCAATGACAGCCTAGGCCATTTGGCCGGGGATCAACTGTTGGTGGCGATCGCCCAACGACTCAAAGGAACCCTGCGGGGCATTGATCTAGCGGCTCGGTTAGGGGGGGATGAATTCGTGATTCTTCTCGAAGAGGTGGAAGATATCCAAGAGGTGATCCACGCCACGGAGCGAATCTTTGCAGAATTAAAGGTTCCTTTGCTCTTAGAAGGTCGGGAAGTATACATCACGCCTAGCATTGGTATTGTTCTCGGCACAAAGAACTCCCAAGCTTCCGACCTCCTGCGCGACGCCGATATCGCGATGTATCGCGCGAAAAGTAATGGTAAAGCCCGATACGAAATTTTTGATGCGGCCATGCATGCTAAAGCGTTAGCAAGACTGCATTTAGAAAATGATCTGCGGCGGGCGATCGATTGCCAAGAATTTGTGTTGCACTATCAGCCCATCGTTGCCCTGGATAGCGGGATGCTGATTGGTTTTGAGGCGCTCATTCGATGGCAACACCCAACTAAAGGTCTAAAGTTCCCCGATACGTTTATCACCGTTGCCGAGGAAACAGGACTGATTACGGCGATCGATCGCTGGGCTTTGCAAACGGCCTGCCGACAGTTGGCAGTGTGGAACACCGCATTTCCAAATTTGCCCAATATGAGGGTAGGCGTCAATCTTACCGCTCAGGATCTACGCAGTTCTAGCTTATTAAATGATGTCAAACGGACGCTTGCTGAAACCCACTTAGATGGACAGTACCTCGTTCTCGAGATTACAGAAAGTATGCTGATTGAAGACATTGAATTCACTATTGACTTGCTC
The Synechococcales cyanobacterium T60_A2020_003 DNA segment above includes these coding regions:
- a CDS encoding EAL domain-containing protein: MGQLEFVIVGLKGTHRWVDSRAVPLRNEQGDIVSILAITRDITERKQAELALAESEQRLSTLISNLPGYVYRVRNDLDYRPLFISQGVEAVTGYRPDEYLVERSISCRKEMHPDDAQSVWDTVQKALNEHLPYECEYRIITKTGQEKWVWERGQGIYAEDGSLQWLEGFVTDISDRKSADAAMHESEARYRLLAENMNDLVCLHDSDGRYSYVSPSCESLLGYRYDDLLGCSPYALIHPEDRDRVYQEVQTVAIGGKSVPITYRVRQRSGSYLWFETLIKPITDASGQIMQLQTTSRDVTERIQVQQQLQHAAVHDELTGLPNRHLLMERLELAINRAKRLNNYRFAVLFLDLDRFKVINDSLGHLAGDQLLVAIAQRLKGTLRGIDLAARLGGDEFVILLEEVEDIQEVIHATERIFAELKVPLLLEGREVYITPSIGIVLGTKNSQASDLLRDADIAMYRAKSNGKARYEIFDAAMHAKALARLHLENDLRRAIDCQEFVLHYQPIVALDSGMLIGFEALIRWQHPTKGLKFPDTFITVAEETGLITAIDRWALQTACRQLAVWNTAFPNLPNMRVGVNLTAQDLRSSSLLNDVKRTLAETHLDGQYLVLEITESMLIEDIEFTIDLLNQLKQEGVQLSIDDFGTGYSSLSYLHRLPVDHLKIDRSFVSQMQEGQRNHQIVKTIAALSNPLEIDVIAEGIETPQQLEQLQHLGYKFGQGYLFAKPLTAHAVEALLCRGNLCLFP